In Candidatus Contubernalis alkalaceticus, the following proteins share a genomic window:
- a CDS encoding nucleoside-triphosphatase has product MKIHLMLEGDIRLGKSQIIRQSLLPYGDLSGGFFVQRIYVGESYQGFTVNSLGNMETYVLEKHVQNLSEVEPFFYRSGSRWKVRGEVFIKTVTNALRRAEAQGKKIILMDEIGGVELGKFITAARGKCWSWMMKGKFGR; this is encoded by the coding sequence ATGAAAATACATCTGATGTTAGAGGGAGATATCAGGCTGGGGAAATCTCAAATAATTCGGCAATCCCTTCTCCCCTACGGGGACCTGTCGGGGGGATTTTTTGTCCAGCGAATTTATGTGGGAGAAAGTTACCAGGGTTTTACTGTAAATAGTCTTGGGAATATGGAAACCTATGTGTTGGAAAAACATGTTCAAAACCTATCTGAGGTGGAACCCTTTTTTTACCGCAGCGGAAGCCGGTGGAAGGTAAGGGGAGAGGTCTTTATCAAAACGGTTACTAATGCATTAAGAAGGGCAGAAGCCCAAGGCAAAAAAATTATTCTAATGGATGAAATTGGAGGAGTGGAACTGGGAAAGTTTATTACAGCGGCCAGGGGAAAGTGCTGGTCATGGATGATGAAAGGAAAATTCGGGAGGTAG
- a CDS encoding response regulator, whose product MDDERKIREVACEMLSLLGYESDFARDGAEAIEKYIQALEEGKPFDLVVMDLTIPGGMGGRETIKRLLKIDPTIKAIVSSGYSSDPVMSYYSEYGFSGVVSKPYKIEELAEVISKFLHSKSENA is encoded by the coding sequence ATGGATGATGAAAGGAAAATTCGGGAGGTAGCCTGTGAAATGCTTTCCCTGCTGGGTTATGAATCGGATTTTGCCAGGGATGGGGCAGAAGCCATAGAGAAATACATTCAAGCCCTGGAGGAAGGTAAACCCTTTGACTTGGTTGTTATGGACCTGACTATACCAGGTGGAATGGGCGGAAGGGAAACTATCAAAAGGCTTTTAAAAATCGACCCTACAATAAAAGCCATTGTTTCCAGTGGTTATTCCAGTGACCCTGTCATGTCCTATTATAGTGAATATGGTTTCAGTGGTGTTGTATCCAAGCCCTATAAAATTGAAGAACTAGCAGAAGTAATAAGTAAGTTTTTACATTCGAAAAGTGAAAATGCATAA